The DNA sequence gctaatatgttattttccatgaatataatttcacctgagttacttattctgttttatatttttggcatggcatacttatgaatatggttatgtgaagcatgatttgaatatatatatattcaatttctgggaaaattttacatgttttacggcgaaggGTTACATCATTTGacaaatgaaatggttttgacaagctttgtttttgcccactcacactttctgttttacgCTTCTCCAGGTTTTAAATAAGCTTGTTcattggtggctcacgaggattgattgcaggttctgacagactatcaCAAATGTAGGGTATCTTTGGATGTcgtttaattagtacttgttttttggactgaacttaggctacttatgctctgattgtgtattcacaCATATTCTAGCACTTGTCTTAACTTGTACTCTTAtgagttggtttttatttatttgtattctctattatcattattgcttctgtACTGTGCACAtagctacgtcaccctcacgtgacggccaacatgccctgatttggatcggggtgtgtcagtttgtaatcagagccaatccctggctggaagtgtgccgacgagggcTTTAGGCCCCTTAAGAGGGGTGGATTATAAGATCtgacatcgcccaagggagtgatccttatatgtatattctcatccctacctagcacgaggccttttgggaactcactggtttCAGAGTTCATTAGAACTCGAAAGTTAAGCAAGTAGCGCaagagagcactcccatgatgggtgacccactgggaagttctggtctaagttcccagaaacaaaatcgtgaaggcgtggtcgaggcccaaagcggataatatcgtgctacggtggagtcaagctcgggatgtggtgggggcccaggccgggatgtgacaaagcATGTTTGCtccaaataaatcaaaataaaattcaaaaattcaaaaacttgaAAAAAGAAATGGAATTTAGGGGAGTGAATCGAACTAGAGGGGGCACTTAAGCTCGAGACCCAGTTTCTGGAAATGGAGAACCCACGGGTTCATCATCGACCTGGTACTGTTACTGCCGCTGCATTTTTGGTTAGAGTTTGCATCCACCATTGAAACGGAGCTTCGGAAACTCtgagagagttgcagagagaacTAAAAAGTGAGTTCTTCGAGATGAGCTTGAAGTATTTAGTTGTCTTTGCAGATGTTGTGTTGGAATGGCGAAGGACACTTGTACAGGCGCGAAGGCAGCAGTTCGGGAAAGAGTGCAATTAGAGAGAATGAGGGAAGGGGTTGAAAGATGTGAGGTTGAAATCAGAGTCAAAGTCCAAGTCTCCGATTTGGTCCAAGGACTAGGTGGGGAGTGAGCAGTTGAAGAGTGTTGAGGTGAGGAAAAATGAGACGGAGGTAGAGGTTGAAGAGATTCagggtgaagagagtggaggagaggggagaaggtgggggtgggggtggggtgggatgaGGGGTTTAGGTTGCAGGGAAGAGGGAAAGGTaggggaagaagatgggttatgggttttttttttttcctaaataacttttttaattaattaattttaaatgaataaatttttttttttgccacgtggcacaaatttggCAGCCATGTGGCACAACTGTGGCAACCATGTTAGcttttaacggatcaatggatgtaaaatgtaacagatgtactatattgaaataaaatagtagatgaggtatgaaagtgaaatgtttatAGATGTTACataaggttgtaatagacctcaaacctgaggagttactatgtaatttacccgtAAATCATATATTGTCTAGTTATTCTTGCatgatttttgtttaatttttatcatTGGGAGTGGTAGGATACAAACTTGGGGGACCTCTTCAAACAATGAAAAAAAGATATCACTTGGCTGGTCTTGCACACGATTTTAgggatttttttaaattttttaattttgaatttattttaaaGGTTAAGTACAAATAACTACTCTACCTTTTAGGGTGATTCTAGGTTTCAACCTTTAAAAAAATTCCAACTAACTACATAATACTTTGAAAGTTGGACATACGTTAGGTCACCAGTTTTAAATGATGAAGTCACTAACCTGTCATTTATGGAGTCCTAAATCTccaaatcaacacctttgaatcaaatgttttctttgttaaaatgAGTTGATTTGGGGACTCATAGCTCCAATAGATGACTGAGAGTTAAAATTCACTTCAATATTTTTGCACGTCGCTACTTAATGTTAATGATCTAACAAATGTCCGATCATCAAAACATTAGGCAGTTTTTTTGTAATATTTTGAAAAGTTGAGACCCATTTAGAGCCTATATTAGTTAATCCCATATTCAGAGGAAACTAATATTAactgaaagaaataaaaacaaatgggATTTTAGCAAGGCTTGTcatatttttttagtacatcgatattttacaCTATATTATGGTCAATATTAATATTAGTTGGctgaaaatttaaatttcaaacATACATTATATAATATGGAACCCCATGATCAATTAAGTATTGATTGAATTAAAAATGAACCCAAATTGAAATTACATTAGGAGGGCAATCTCCTAACAAATAAGAAGCTTAAGAATCCAATTAGGGTTTCAAGAAGCTTATTTCTTCTCATTTGATTCCTTCATTTGCCGATTCTCGGCTCGTAAAGTTTCTAGTTCTTCTCTGTGGGCGGTGAAGATGGTGGTGGCCGCATCATGATAGTCCATACCATTTCAGCAACCTCCATGACATTTTTCTCgatgttggtggcttgagttGTAGGATGGAGTTGGTGGTTTTGTGTTAGGTTTGGAGGTGATGGCATGATGAAGTGGTTTTGTATTCAAATTATTTGATAATTTGGGTCATCTTTCTCCAGTAATGACTGCTTATTTGCTTTTGTCATCCCTCTTCTTTTTTCATGGGACTAATTTGCCTAATTTGCTACCATATTTAGCTTATCATGAACACCTCTATAATACTTTATGTTTTTGATGATATGGATGTAGATATTTAAGGATGGAATTAGAAACTATTAAATTATAATGTGTTAATTgaacaaataaatttttttcattgacGAAAATGTATATAATTGTTAACCAATGGAGAATCAGTTACTCCGTGGGAATAATTATAGATAATTTATGATGGTTAATTTGCGGTTATGGATATGATTAATTTCATGGTTATGGGGATGAATATGGCATTTCTGTCCCCAAACCCAACCGGTTGCCAGTAAAAAAGCATTCCAGCAAAATCTTAAATTGATTTGAAAAAGTAAAGTCCTAAAATACTGAGTCAGTAGCTACTTAATACTATTgtctagtagtattcttcttcGCTTGTAAATGAAAGACCTTATATTTGATTCTCACTAAAGGTGAATTTAAACCataccatattattgctagcctattataAAATTTAGGGCATTCCCccatccttttcttttttgtcaaatgacgAGATTTGAACTCCAGCCGTGGTGCAAGGGCTACACTTCTTTCCACCATTGTGGTAGAGGGTCACTTACACTCACCCATcattttaatgtaaataatatggttggttataaaataaataaattttaaaaaaaagttactgAGTCGGTGATAATTTCTACAAAAACAGAAGTAAAGAAACGACATGTCATCGTCAAGCccaagacaaaataaaaaagcgAGCACTCCGGCAGAAGGCCAAAACGTGAGACGCTCCATAGCCATAGCTTCCGCAAGGCAGAGGCAATTTGAAGTGATGAGGCCAACGGCGATGGACTTCTTCAGCGACATGGACGATCAGGGGTCCACCATGGCCATGGACGTTGACGACGTCGACCCAATCGAGGCGTTCAGCGAGGGCATCATGAGCGAGAGCAAGCTGGCCGACGCCGATTTCTTCAACTCTTTCCAGGACGATTTCGACGACACCGACATCAACTGAACCAGGGAGCTGGATCGTCTTCTTCTCCTTCGTAGCCATGCAATTATTGATCTGATTTGCTCTATTTTCTAGGGTTTGGAATTTGAGGATTAGGGTTTAGAATTTGATTAGGCGAAAAAGGGATTTCCAGCATTAATGGTTGGATGGTTATTGTAGAAAAATTGGATATATACAGATATCGATTTTAGTATGTGTTTTTGCAATCTGTGATTGTTCTGCGAAGGATTGATGAGTTTTTGTATATTTCAATCTCTGTGATTTGCTGATAAATTAGTCTAAATCCGATATTAATCGGTTGCTTATATCTGTTAAAGCGAATTCTGTGTTCAGATTATGTTAGTTTTCTTCGCATTATTTGTGTTGCTTGGAATTgtgaggaaaaggaaaagagaagtgGTTGGAACGTTATGTTTCCATGCTAATTCTTGCCTTGTATGAAGTAGTCGCGTGGAATTATGGTTTTACTCTGCAGCGGTGTTAAATGTGCCTTGTCCATTTTGTCTATGGTAACTGGGTGTCATCCGTTTGATCTCTTGCATATATACATTTGATCCGGGTGGATCTGCTTGATCTGCTTCGGCATATTTGTTGGCTCTGTGTATGTTTATTCATGGTGGTTATGTCGTTTAGCCTAATTTCCCCTCTTGTGCTCTTTTTCTTTGGTTATGTGCTCTGAATCGCACTATGCGCCTGCTTGATTGATTGAGGTTGGAgaagaaaaagcaaaaacatGAATTGAAATCCAAAATTCCGACCTGCCGGATTACTATGGGATTGCCCGACTACAGTCTTCCGCTCTACCAACTGAGCTAAGGTCGGATCGATAACAAATTAGCCCAACATGAGAAATTAcgttatttttcattaatatttATTACTCGACAGGATAATTAGCTGCCTTTgttaatttaatatttattaatatttacatGCACATCTAATTTTGGTGTAGCCTTGCCTCCCGTTACGATTATTCCACGTGATTTAAAAATTTACTACGATTAGTTATGCATATGATGCATATGGCTGACACATTTTATTGTTAGCTCAatcacacacattttcttacGGATAATGATACGAATATCCGCATGATTGTCCCTGAGGGGCTTATTTTGATTGGGTCAGATAGTTCTAGACCATGGAACACCCTTTCTATTCTATTGAAGCGTTCATTTACCGATTGAAACAATCTGTACTAATGTGGTATAATCATCTAAGCGAGTATATGATTAGTCAGGGATGTGACGAACTATGCCCTCGCGGGTTAATAAAGAAGTTTAGTTTCTGATTTGCAATTCTTGCagtctatgttgatgacataaaTCTCACTGGAGCTCCTATGAAGCTTGAGAATATTGTTGCACACCCtaaatcagaatttgagatgaaggatcttgggaaaactcgatattgcCTTGGTCTTGAGATCGAGTATTGTTCTAACAGTATTCTGGTCCAATAGTCAAACTAGACCACTAAGGTGTTACGCCaatttaatgaggataaagtgcTACCTTCAAGTACATCCACAATCGTTCGAACACTTGATGCACAACAAGGCTCATTCCGTCCAAAGGAGTATGATGAAGAGGTTTTGTAACCCAAAGTTCAGTAGCTAGTGCATTTACcgttttattgtacttagctcaatgtaCAAGACCAGACATCTCCATTGTTGTGAATTCTTTAGCAAGATAGATACAGCCACACATTAATATGCAAGCACTAAAAAGGTGTTAAAGAAAATCTAGGTATTGTGGATTTGCGTTTATTCTATCCTTACTTATTCTCGAGTGAAGTCGCCACCCCCTTGGTCTTCGCTCTAAATCATGCCTTGTCGGTTATGCTAATGATGAGACTTATCAAACCCGTTCATGGCAAGAACCGcaatgggttatgtctttatAGTTCTTGGGACTGTGATATCTTAGAGGTCTACTAAGAAAACTCTAGTTGCTACGTCTTCGAACCATGTCGAGATACTCGCCCTCTATGAGGCTGCTCGTGAGTGTATATGGCTGAGAGTTGTGGTCGAGCATATTCAAAGTGCATGTGGATTGTTGTCTATCTTTGGCGTCCCAATAACGATCTTGGGAGATAACTCTACATGTAGACCATATTTGAAAAtgatacatcaaaggagaccATACCAAGCACATTGCGCCAAAGTTCTTATTTTctcatcaacaacaagagcattagAAGATCAAAATCAAGCGAATTTGTTCTGTAGACAATCTTGTTGATCTCTCACCATGTCATAGCCGAGTCCTATTTTTAGAAGCTTGTTCGAGGAATTAGAATGTGTAAATTGCCTGATTTACACCATTTGCAGTCTAATTaggaagttttgtcaaactcaagGGAAGTATTTAGTAGATACTAAGTTGAACCTATTGTACACTTTTTTTCGGAGTATTTAGTAGATACTAAGTTGAACCTAGTGTacactttttttctttgttctgGAGCACTTTTCCCATTGAATTTTGCTAACTTGAGAAGGTTTTAATGAGACACAAATACTGGGGTGGTCATACCCTGATGTGAGCGTTAATCGCCACTTGACTACCACAACCATAGACTTTGCACTTCTCAACTTTTTCTTTGAGACTTTGGGATTTGTCCCATTGGGTTTACCATTGTTAGGTTTTTGTTAGTTTATGTTTCCCCACATGCAATTCTAACTCAAATTTGTGTGTGTACTACTTGTGAGGATTGAAGACTTAAATAATCGTCCATGAAGACCTAATGCTACTTCTTCTTAAGCTTTACAcgctcaagggggagtgttgtagcTAATATTGTTTAGGAACGTGATTGTGCAAATCTAGAAGTAGATTCCAAAAGGATTTGGGAAATCAAATCCCCTTATGACTTATATTACTTGTAGGGCAGCTAATTAAAGCTAATGTTCTAAAAATTGGCCTAGGCGGTGAAGGCACGCCGCGATTTAGGGCAAATCATTTTGAAAAATCAGTCTGGAGCTAGGTGGCACTTAGACGGCTTCTAGGTAGTCCTAGGAGGtttggtttattttatttatttattaattgtgggcttttttcttttttagtttcatggtggtatatttatAGAAATGGTGTACCGAATTTGCAAATGATGGATtgactacaagttcatccaattATGAAATGAATTGGAGCACTTTTGAGGGAtacatacaaagaaaagaaataaactagAAGAATTTAGTCTATCATCCAAGAATACTCCTCattattgtggagccaaaaataaaaaaagaaaattacagaggtgacacgtggatttttgggtgaaagGGACAAAATTACCCTAGAGGTACACCGGGATTCCCACACTCATGCAACAGACAATAAgggctcaatcaaggaagagtcaaagattatcaaaatggtatttatttaaatccctctcatcactcttcatcaaatccttattcaaaaggtaactcctaatttttctatttaatttaagtttaattgccatgttaattgcaagatattatttcacataatatcttgcaattattctcCAATTACACCATATCTGGCCGGCCACTATTCTTCAAATAGGGCTGCCactcccctataaataaccCTATTATCCCACTAAAAAACTAAGTCATTTGCTACCTACAAAGTCCAAAACACATTCTTCTTAGAATTATGATTTTGACATCAGAGATTCTTCGGCAAAAGCCCcctattcatcgtgggcgcatgagacttttggccttaatcttaggtgttattattttgcaggtgcactttcgtcaaaggagaagacggcagaaatttgcatccacaaattggtgctttcattaagagTTTGATTCACAAGCTCGAAGAAGATTCTcgcattcaaagtttctcatttcttgttcatttgtagatttttcgtatgtTTTTATTCCTAGAATTATAATAAAGTTCTTTAaataaatgtaaaagaaaagtacaatgactAGAAATTCGGAAACCACAATGAACGGAACTTTCTATGTTTAAGGATTTGGAAAAAGGATGGAGATCGAGGCATAGCCCCATCACAATGATCCATGAGGCTCAATGTGACAACGAATGGAGCGGCACCATACCTATGGGGAACCACCGTGGCTATGTCAACGAGCAGCAACCACCGTGGCAACTCACGGTGATACCTAAGCCCACGATGAAGGCATCACCTTGCAGCCGCAAGCCCAACCCCGTACCATAGTGCAGCAACGAGCCCAGACCCTCGCCACAAGAGAGTCCAGTATGGCCCTGCGCAAGCAGGCTCAAGTTGCAGTAGCAGCTGCCAAGGCAGTGACTTAAGACCAGCAGGCCTAAGACGTCACGCAGGCCCAAGCAACACCAAAGGGAGCCCAACGCCTATGTGCTTCAGTGGCCCAACCAGCACCCACAGTCCGACCTATGCTGACGACTCGGCTCGCTCCTACAGTCCAACCCAAGATCCAGCCCATTCCCGTGGCCCTCCTCGCAGTTGAAACCTGTCCAAAACCAGTTTAACTGTCCCGACTTCATATTTATGGACTGATGATTGAACCGGGGGTATTTTCACTTCATTTCTCCACAGATTTGACATATGCCAACTCAAATCTTGCGCCCAGAGTTCATTTcacttccactactcaaggAGACACATACTGTCCAAGTTCTTCCAACCTATatggtgaacaacacttgtctcaacaAGTTATAGAGTTGACAAGTGCTCTCGCGCAGCAGATGACCTTGGTGAATTAGCCCTTGTAGCGTATCGAGATGCAGCGTGCCCCAAACAAGGTGTCTCAAAGTAGGATAAGGGTAAACAACGAACCTCTCCAGCGGTGTCccgcaagcagccactcgactaGTCACGAACTGAGCCTTCTGGCAATGTACACTTCTGACTGGGCCTTCCAGATAACGTATACTCTCGCCTTAACACGCggaggagcatgcactctcggTTAGGCCCATGGACGAGTATACATTCACTATTAGGGCCATActtcgataatcaacatgagcaacctttcaGGTGAAGTGTTCATTCACGACTAGGCCTATAAGGAGTATCATTCACCTCATATTAGAGTAGGCAACATGAAGGACAGAGGGAAGTAGTCACACATttcggctcaagttcaaccggcgGTTTGCGAGAAATTCGCTCGCTTGCTAGGAAAGTACCATATGCACCGCAGTCGCAGCATAGACGACCggaacacatggaagagcagcttaGATTAGTAGGTCAGGACCGGAGGCAGTTGAGAGCTCTGCTACATCAACAAAGGCatattcaagaagaagtagatAGGCTTATGACCGAACGATTACGTGATTTCCAATGTAACAAGGTcattgacgaggcactacgacgagatatgaccaacataagcaggttacCCTTCGCGTATGAGATTGagtaggcagagcctccacacaagttcagcatgccacatttcacatccttCAAAGGAGATAGAAACTCGGAGAGACACCTAAAACATTATCAAAATGTAATGATCTTCTACTAGAACAACGACACTCTCATGTGAAAGATATTTGCCACCATTTTACAAGAGGaagcgcaagattggttctacaccctgttGCCACAATCCATCTGGAGTTTCGATgagctttctttggttttcatcaAGGAGTATTCATCCTACTGCTTGATCAAGAAGAAGTCCAActatttgttcaacgtcaagaacaacccaaaggagtcactttacgactatgtgaagaggtaaagcagagaaggcaaagatagtcggatgcaacgactcaatATCtagtgcagccttccaaaaaggactcccAGTGACCACCAACTGTTCGGAGAATTGaccatgaaagaagatctaactctggcataCTCTTTTGCTCTAGGAGAGAAGCATACACTTTGGGAAAAGGCTCAGAGAGTAGACAAGGCACCCGAGCAGCCTCTAAGAGAATCGGCAGTAGCTTAAAAGAAGGAGAACGGGAAgcaatacaacaacaaaaacaggCAGGAGGCCAAACGCAGGGATCGATCCCCAACTAAAGGAGGCCCAACGTCGAAGAATTATTTTAAGTTCTCAATCTCGATCCACCAAATCCTCCGCGACATCGAGAGCGAACCATGGTTCAAGCTGCCAAAGTAATCAAGGGGAAATACCTCCAAGTTGGAGCACACCAAGTACTGGGCATTCCATCGAGGTCCTGGTCACACAATTAGTgactgctacacttggaagaactacctaaAGAATTGGTGAAAGAAGGCAAGGTCGACAGATACTTGGATAAGCCAGTTGCGCATCCTAGAAGAAACTCTTATGCCGCCAACCAAGACAATCCGGATCAATGGCATCTTCGCCAAATCCGAACATTTGGGGGCCACCAACAActccaagaagaggaagatccaaCAGGCTCTATTAGTCTCTCAGGTTCAAGCAGTCAACACCCAACTTGGACCCATCGTTGGCTTTACTAAGCAAGACATAGCAGATGTTGACTTTGGCATAATGTTTATGGCCAACCtgccatccacaagcatgctgTTGATTTTGTTTTCTCTCATGTACCTAGAGATGAAGAGATGACGGCTGTGAGGCTTTGATCCCAACATCAAGTCTTCGTTAGTGAACTTGATTGCATCATAGGCGACACATCATGTGGCATACTCATGTGGTCGAAGCTTTAAGCCTTTGTccttgttttcttgcacttcgtggtcgtCAGGACTCGCTAAGACCACTACTAGTGCTTTTTGCATCTCCTTGGGCAATCGTAGTGCTTACTCGATGCTAAAGTATATTGGCAGGCCTTCTTTGGGCTTGATGATCTTTTCTTCTTCGACGACGATAACTTTGTCTTTTGAGGGCTCTTCTATCTCTATTTAAACCATGTGATAGGCAATggtagtgcactgttggaagaagtcttTCAAGAAGTACTCATGCAAGTAGATGAGAATACATAGCTTTTGCTTCATAGGCTCCCCAGTGTATGTTGGCTTGGCAGCTCTTATGCTCTTTTTGGGCTTCCTATTGTTGCAGAGGcggtgctttctcccttgttccacctttggctttatggcttgtggtcttggcttccttgtcttttgtaggtcaccaatgtccacaATTCTTCATCATTGGTAGGTGCATTTTGGTCGCTTGCCCCCAATGATGGTTGTACGGAAGGTGCCATATGACTTGAGCATGGACGAGAGTGGTCAGACATTACTTAGAGACGCAAGGGATCGAAGGATCCAAATTCAATCGTAGTAGTATATGTTGTGGCTGTGTCTTCAAGGTCATGCTCGATCTGTCCTTGTTGTGCCAGCTCCATGATGAGTTTCTTGAGAACGAAGCACTTGCCAACAGGATGACTCAAGATACAATGGTATTTGTAATACCTAGGATCGTtaatgcgattcatctcttcgaggcgcttgcattcgggtagctcgatcaccttcttttccagcaagtcatctAACATTGCAGCCATTTCAGAGTTAAGAAAATGGTACTTCTTCTGCTCTAGTTCCCTCAAGGTGTTCTTCTGCTCTCATTCGTTTTGTTCTTCGATGAGATCTTGATAGGTGCGGAAGAGTTCCTGATGGGGGTAGTGTTGATGGTAAAACGTTCCTTGGCGGGCTTCTTCCCAGTTGTCCACTTTCAGAGCAAACACCTTATCCATCCTAAAGTCGATTATTGGCTTATTTTTCCCATGATTGGCAATACTCAGAGCCATGTCGTGGGATCGAGTTGCCAACTCCTAAAACGTTCTCGGTTTTATGCCGTGgaggatgtaatgtaaccccaAGTGCATGCCTTAAACGCATATCTCAATGGTAGAGATTTCAAAAAGTTGATCTTTACAATTCAGACTTAATGAATGCCACATATATTGATGTAGTCGACAACAGGTTCATCCTTCAACTGTTTCATActtgttagctctagcatgttTACGGTGCGGCGAGTGTTGTAAAAGCGATTGAGGAATTCATTTTCAAGCTGATCacaactgttgatggactcaggctcaaGGTCGGTATACTAGTCGAAGGC is a window from the Malus domestica chromosome 16, GDT2T_hap1 genome containing:
- the LOC114822139 gene encoding small acidic protein 1-like yields the protein MRPTAMDFFSDMDDQGSTMAMDVDDVDPIEAFSEGIMSESKLADADFFNSFQDDFDDTDIN